Part of the Lotus japonicus ecotype B-129 chromosome 6, LjGifu_v1.2 genome, AGGTGGTCTTGGTGTCCGGGACATGGCAATGGCGAATACTACGCTTCTTGGGAAAGCGGTATGGAGTATGCTTCATCACCTTCACAAGCTATGGGTTAGGGTTATGCAACAGAAATATCTTCAACATTCCTCCATTCTGCAAGTTGAGGCTCAACAACAAGACTCGATGGTCTTCGAGATGGCTTTGAATTTAAGCTAGGCACGGGGGAGTCATCGATTTGGTATGATGACTGGTCTGGACAGGGAGCTTGGGCTCCAAAGCTTCCTATTGTTCATATCACGGATACGAAACACCGTTTATGCGATGTTATTCAGAATGGAACCTGGTCCCTGAAcactttatacacagtgctgcCATCTGAGATGCAAGCTTGTTTGCAGAAAATTGCACCCACGCTGAACATGACTAGGCAAGATAAATGGGTTTGGCGGGAAAGTTCAACGGGTTGTTACAATGTTAGAGATGCTTATAATTGGTTGAGTGAGCCTGTGATAGTCGTGGATGGGGCTGAATCGTGGCGGTGGATATGGAAGCTCAAGGTTCCTGAACGAGTAAGATTTTTTGTGTGGCTCATCATGCACAAATCCTTACAGGTTAATGGCAATCGTTTCAAATGTCATATGTCGTCTTCGCCGGCGTGTCCTAGGTGCTCGGGGGAGATGGAGGACGAGCTCCATTGCCTTAGGGACTACTGTCCTCATGCTCGGGAAATTTGGCTCCGTATGGGGGCTTTGACTTGGAGGAGCTTCTGTCTGGCACGGTCGAGCCATGGATGAAGAATAATGCGTGTGGTAATCGTGGCATCCTGTTTGTAGCAGGGGTTTGGGGCATATGGAAATGGAGGAGTAATAGTGATTTTAGGACAAGGCCTGGAGCGTGGAGGAGGCTTGGAGGCACCTTTCTTTGGAGCATGATGCGTTCGTAACAGCCTTGGAACCAGGGCATGGGATGCAGCATAGTGCTTTGATAAGTTCTTTTTGGAAGCCTCATGACAGAGGAAGAGTAAAACTCAACACAGATGGGAGCTGGCGTATTGGTAGCAGATTCGTGGGTGGTGGCGGCCTGATTCGTGGGCCGGACGGTGGCTGGATCAAAGGCTTCTGGTCGGTGGAGGTTGGTGACAACGCTTTTATGGCAGAGGTTAGGGCTCTTTGAGACGGACTTATTATGACATGGGAGATGGACTTCAAAGATGTCATGGTGGAGGTTGATAGTAAAGAGGTGCTGAGGGAATTACACCACAAGGAGAGTCATACGTTCTGTCCCATGCTAGCTGACATAGACTCTTTACTTTTGCAGCAGTGGCAAGTGGTGCTACAATGGATTCCGAGAGAGTGCAACACCGCAGCGGATTGCTTGGCGCATCTAGGCGCATTTTCAGATCTGGTTGGGTTACATATTGTTGAGAAACCTCCGGTGGAAGTTGAACCTTTCATCTTGAGGGACTCGTTTGCTTGTGTGTAGTTTctgttcttttgtcaatctttcgatgtatcaaaaaaaaatattctattGATTTCAATATTAAACTCACTTAATTTGTTCATTAAACAGATTAACCGACAAAAAATTTCTAgctttgtattaaaatacattagAACAATGTTACCTGTTACGACAGTATTTTAGATAAAATGCAAGTACACTTGAAAtgctatatttttttataaaaaaactagGGAATCATCGACATACAAAAGTAAATTGGTAATCAAAATTGAATTGGTAATAGATCAAACGATGAAAAATATTCATGGGTTTAACAAGTCAAAACTTTCATAATAAACATGTCAAGTGTAAAAACTctggtttcaaaaaaaaagtgtaaaaaCTCCACCGGTATATCTGTTCTGTTCCATATACACTAAAGTTTTAATAATCAGTTTATTATCACCTATCTACTAGCaaagttaataataaaatttgttcattttaaatataattatttagaTTGCAAATTACTGGTATgtaaattaattagtttattttgttaaattataaaattaaaaatcataaaacgTAGAATCgctcgtccgtgcatcgcacggaaacAGGCTATTATCCTAGTTATGTATTATTTAAATACCACGGTCAGACCCAGTTCGACCTTTGAACCTTGAACCTGTACCTCGACCGGTTCGATGACCGCTACGTTTCTTAACTCTCTTTAAATGGATAAAGGTTGTTAAGTGGGATCCCTgattaagaaaaacaaaaaatctcaTTAAATCCAACTTACCAAACATAACAGGGAATGCAAAGCATTAGTAACTGAGATTTGATTAATTAAGCCAACTTAACATAGTAGCATCGAACACGATTTGTTTCCTTCCTTGTGTTGTTGTGCCTCCCCACATCTCACGGCTCACGCTGCATCTGACTCTCACTTCTCAACTAATCAACCATGGTGATTTAGAAACGCACGTTTTCAGCACCCTTCGACAATGGCAATGGTAGCTGCTGCACTCTTCACTCTCTTCTCGCTCTTACCGCCACCGacctccgccgccgccgccgtaGCAGCACCTTGTGAGTTCAGTTTCCTCGACGGAAACAAGCTTTACAATTACACCCTCTCCTCTCCCATTCGCAACTTCCCTCACGGCGTCCTCAGTGAAGACGGGTTCGTACACCCTCGATTCCCCTCTTTCGTTTTTCGTCGTTTTTGGTGAAATTTGATCGTTGTTTTCGTCATTCTATGATtcaatttttgttaattaatattataataacCGAAACAACGTGTGTGTTTGAGGTTTTGGAACTTAGTTGTTTGGAAATTGGAAGATTTCGGTAATTAGTGTCTGGATTCTCTTTCATTGGTCATCATAATTAACACAAATTGAAAAAGGGATTTACTTTCCTTAAATATGATtagttttaatattaattatcatttcTGTGTTTTGTAGATTTTACAAAGTGGCTGTGAACCAGACAACCCTTTGGTTTCAGGTTGGCTCCATCAGGTCACACTTATTTCTTTGATTTCTGACTTCTGTTTATTATAAGTAGTAATTTTTTAGCTGCATATGGTCATTGCTGTTCCCACCATTCATGAACAAAGGCGAAAAATCTGTTTTTTTATGCCTTCGGACTTTGTAAATTGGATTGAATGGATTATATTTTGTTAAATTTAACTAACTATGCTAGTTCTAGCATTTTAGCTGGATTGGATTGTGGCTTTGAATTTGAAGCATCTACTTTTATAGCTATTGTTAGTTAGTTTAGGTTTATGCCGGGTTAAtctttaattgaattttttgtGTTGGTTGCTTGAGCAGCTTTGCGATGGAATGGTTTTCAATCATGACCCTCCAACTTGTGCTGACTGCTGGGTAAATGAGTCTCTTTTCTACAAAGCTATGTTCTCTATATTGATTGCGTATCATATAGTAATCAAGATTCTGCTTCTGCTGTCAAACCATATTGGATATATGTGATCATTGTGATGTATGATGATACTTTATTGCTTAATCTGCTTTTGGataaaattcatattttttgaaaaaggaatAGTTG contains:
- the LOC130724978 gene encoding uncharacterized protein LOC130724978, whose product is MAAIPTYSMQVFWIPRAILNRMEQIMRTFMWSKRDKKRGWHLVKWSTVKTAKEEGGLGVRDMAMANTTLLGKAGAWAPKLPIVHITDTKHRLCDVIQNGTWSLNTLYTVLPSEMQACLQKIAPTLNMTRQDKWVWRESSTGCYNVRDAYNWLSEPVIVVDGAESWRWIWKLKVPERGFGAYGNGGVIVILGQGLERGGGLEAPFFGA